One Mucilaginibacter ginkgonis genomic region harbors:
- a CDS encoding DUF2795 domain-containing protein: MYWTLELASHLEDAPWPATKDELIDYAIRSGAPVEVIENLQALEDDGEPYENIEEIWPDYPTKDDFFFNEDEY, from the coding sequence ATGTACTGGACACTTGAACTAGCATCGCATCTTGAAGATGCGCCATGGCCCGCCACTAAAGATGAATTAATAGATTACGCCATCCGTTCGGGCGCACCTGTAGAAGTTATTGAAAACCTACAGGCGCTTGAAGATGACGGCGAGCCGTATGAGAATATCGAAGAAATATGGCCTGATTATCCTACAAAAGACGATTTCTTCTTTAACGAAGACGAGTACTAA
- a CDS encoding cob(I)yrinic acid a,c-diamide adenosyltransferase, with translation MKIYTKTGDKGYTSLIGGARVPKYHLRIDSYGTVDELNSYIGLIRDQADVAMYDKELLKQIQDRLFTIGASLAADPEKSKMVIPDIKEDDIEILEKEMDAINEVVPPLRHFILPGGNTTISFCHVARCVCRRAERLTVQLAEESTVEDKVIIYLNRLSDYLFILARKLANDLKIPENQWIARV, from the coding sequence ATGAAAATCTACACCAAAACCGGCGATAAGGGCTATACCTCTTTAATAGGCGGAGCGCGGGTGCCAAAGTATCATTTGCGCATAGATAGTTACGGGACCGTTGACGAACTTAACTCTTACATTGGTCTAATTCGCGACCAGGCAGATGTAGCTATGTACGATAAGGAATTGCTGAAGCAGATACAAGACCGGCTGTTTACCATCGGCGCGTCATTGGCGGCCGACCCCGAAAAATCTAAGATGGTGATACCGGATATTAAGGAAGATGATATAGAGATACTGGAAAAAGAAATGGATGCCATCAATGAGGTAGTACCACCGTTAAGGCACTTCATACTTCCGGGTGGCAACACCACTATATCTTTCTGCCATGTAGCACGCTGTGTTTGCCGCCGCGCCGAACGGTTAACTGTACAACTTGCCGAAGAAAGCACGGTGGAAGATAAGGTGATCATTTACCTTAACCGCCTGAGCGATTACCTGTTTATCCTTGCGCGTAAACTGGCGAACGATTTAAAAATACCTGAAAATCAATGGATTGCGCGTGTTTAA
- the queA gene encoding tRNA preQ1(34) S-adenosylmethionine ribosyltransferase-isomerase QueA, with amino-acid sequence MKLSQFKFNLPESLIAHSPSEKRDESRLMVLHRDSGQIEHKIFKDVLDYFDDKDVMILNNTKVFPARMYGNKEKTGATIEVFLLRELNKELRLWDVLVDPARKIRVGNKLYFGDDDLLVAEVVDNTTSRGRTIRFLFDGTDEEFRRNIEILGETPLPKYIKRKATEEDKERYQTIFAKNEGAVAAPTAGLHFSRELMKRLELKGVEFAEVTLHVGLGTFRQVEVEDLTKHKMDSEQIIIEEKQARIVNRAIENKRRVCAVGTTSMRTIESAVSANHMLKATNDWTSKFIFPPYEFSIANSMITNFHTPESTLLMMIAAFGGYENVMNAYEVAVKEKYRFYSYGDAMLII; translated from the coding sequence ATGAAGTTATCCCAATTTAAATTCAATTTGCCTGAGTCATTGATCGCACATTCGCCGTCAGAAAAACGCGACGAATCAAGATTAATGGTTTTGCACCGCGATTCGGGCCAGATTGAACACAAAATATTTAAAGACGTTCTGGATTATTTTGATGATAAGGATGTGATGATCCTTAATAACACCAAAGTTTTCCCTGCCCGCATGTACGGCAATAAAGAGAAAACAGGTGCCACTATCGAGGTGTTCTTGCTGCGCGAATTAAATAAAGAACTTCGCCTTTGGGATGTTTTGGTTGATCCTGCCCGTAAAATACGTGTGGGTAACAAATTATATTTTGGTGATGACGATCTGTTGGTTGCCGAGGTTGTTGACAATACCACATCGCGTGGCCGCACTATCCGTTTCTTGTTTGACGGTACAGACGAGGAGTTCCGCCGTAATATCGAGATCCTGGGCGAAACACCGCTTCCAAAATACATAAAACGTAAAGCTACCGAAGAAGACAAAGAACGCTACCAAACCATCTTTGCTAAAAACGAAGGTGCCGTGGCTGCCCCTACTGCCGGCTTACACTTTAGCCGCGAGCTGATGAAACGCCTGGAATTGAAAGGTGTAGAATTTGCAGAAGTTACGCTGCACGTAGGTTTGGGTACCTTCCGCCAGGTTGAGGTTGAAGACCTTACCAAGCATAAAATGGACTCTGAGCAGATAATTATAGAAGAGAAACAAGCTCGCATTGTAAATCGCGCTATCGAAAATAAGCGCCGCGTTTGCGCCGTAGGTACTACATCTATGCGTACCATCGAGTCGGCCGTGTCTGCAAACCACATGCTTAAGGCAACTAATGACTGGACCAGCAAATTCATTTTTCCGCCGTACGAGTTTAGCATCGCTAACTCTATGATCACTAACTTCCACACACCGGAATCAACGTTATTAATGATGATCGCCGCGTTTGGTGGTTACGAAAACGTGATGAACGCTTACGAAGTAGCTGTTAAAGAGAAATACCGCTTCTATAGCTATGGTGACGCTATGCTGATCATCTAA
- a CDS encoding citrate synthase, translating to MSDTAQLKIGDNTIDLPVIEGTEQEKAVDISKLRDQSGYVTLDIGYKNTGATKSAITFLDGEKGILKYRGYPIEQLASQSTFIEVAYLLIYGELPSTEQLNDFQFQISRHTLVHEDMKKFFDGFPSKSHPMGQLSSLIGALAAFNPDSLKQGQTKDEINLEIIKLIAKMSTLVSWIYKKSLGHPVIYPQNKYDYVTNFLHMTFGQRTEDVKIEPVVVDAMNTLLILHADHEQNCSTSTVRIVGSSDANLYASISAGISALWGPLHGGANQAVIEMLEKIKADGGDTDKWIAKAKDKNDPFRMMGFGHRVYKNFDPRAKIIKKACDDILDKLGINDEVLEIAKRLEEAALQDPYFVERKLYPNVDFYSGIIYRALGFPTDMFTVLFALGRLPGWIAQWKEMKENKEPIGRPRQIYVGATDRDYVDIGKR from the coding sequence ATGTCTGATACTGCACAGCTCAAAATTGGCGACAATACCATTGACCTGCCCGTAATTGAAGGAACAGAACAAGAAAAGGCGGTTGATATTTCAAAATTGCGCGACCAGAGCGGCTATGTAACCCTTGATATAGGTTACAAAAATACAGGGGCTACCAAAAGCGCCATCACTTTCTTAGACGGTGAAAAAGGGATCTTGAAATACCGTGGCTACCCGATAGAGCAACTGGCATCACAATCTACTTTCATCGAAGTGGCCTATCTGCTGATCTATGGCGAACTGCCTTCTACAGAACAACTGAATGATTTTCAGTTTCAGATAAGCCGCCACACTTTGGTGCATGAGGATATGAAAAAGTTTTTTGACGGCTTCCCGTCAAAGTCGCACCCGATGGGTCAGCTTTCTTCATTGATCGGCGCGTTGGCCGCCTTTAACCCAGATTCGCTTAAACAGGGGCAAACTAAGGATGAGATCAACCTGGAGATCATAAAGCTTATTGCTAAGATGAGCACGCTTGTTTCATGGATCTATAAGAAATCTTTAGGCCACCCGGTAATTTACCCGCAGAACAAATACGACTATGTAACCAATTTCCTGCACATGACTTTCGGTCAGCGGACAGAGGATGTGAAGATTGAGCCGGTTGTGGTTGATGCCATGAATACCTTGTTGATCCTCCACGCCGACCACGAGCAAAACTGCTCTACTTCAACCGTGCGCATAGTGGGCTCGTCAGACGCTAATCTTTATGCCTCTATTTCGGCAGGTATTTCTGCATTGTGGGGGCCGCTGCATGGCGGTGCTAACCAGGCGGTGATAGAGATGCTGGAAAAGATCAAAGCCGATGGTGGTGATACAGATAAATGGATCGCCAAGGCAAAAGACAAGAACGATCCGTTCCGCATGATGGGCTTTGGTCACCGCGTGTACAAGAATTTCGACCCGCGTGCCAAGATCATCAAAAAAGCTTGTGACGATATATTAGACAAGCTGGGTATCAACGATGAGGTATTAGAAATTGCCAAGCGCCTGGAAGAAGCTGCCTTACAAGACCCTTATTTTGTTGAGCGTAAGTTATACCCGAATGTAGATTTTTACTCGGGTATCATTTACCGTGCTTTAGGTTTCCCTACAGACATGTTCACCGTGTTATTCGCGCTTGGCCGTTTGCCGGGCTGGATAGCGCAGTGGAAAGAAATGAAAGAAAACAAAGAACCTATCGGCCGCCCGCGCCAGATCTATGTTGGTGCTACCGACAGGGATTATGTCGATATCGGCAAAAGATAA
- a CDS encoding head GIN domain-containing protein, translating to MKNLKMSILAAAAAAFTLVTSSCHVGCIKGSGNANTETRKTGNFTKIDIEGAFKVTLKQDSSASLTVTADDNIQKYIHTTIDGERLRIYSRKNLCSKTPTTLVVGVKNLSSIKGSGAVELYTDSVLNVQDLTLGFAGATKANLNIHAANVKTEGSGSTELTLRGQANSHAIEFTGSGHLSAFDFVTGNYDIHTTGAGDLEINVLHSLKTNTTGAASIKYKGSPSTIENSKTGAADLKHVD from the coding sequence ATGAAAAACCTTAAGATGAGCATTTTGGCAGCCGCGGCAGCCGCATTTACCTTAGTTACTTCTTCTTGCCATGTGGGCTGCATAAAAGGCTCGGGCAATGCCAATACAGAAACACGTAAAACCGGCAACTTTACCAAAATAGATATCGAGGGTGCTTTTAAAGTTACCTTGAAGCAAGACAGCAGCGCCAGCCTGACAGTTACTGCTGACGACAATATCCAGAAATACATACACACTACAATTGATGGCGAACGTCTTCGCATTTACTCGCGCAAAAACCTTTGCTCTAAAACCCCAACAACTCTTGTTGTAGGGGTAAAAAATTTATCATCGATAAAAGGATCGGGCGCGGTTGAGTTGTATACAGATAGCGTGCTAAACGTACAGGACTTGACATTAGGGTTTGCGGGTGCCACAAAAGCTAACCTGAATATCCATGCTGCTAATGTTAAAACAGAGGGCAGCGGCAGCACAGAGCTGACGCTTAGGGGCCAGGCTAATTCGCATGCAATTGAATTTACCGGCAGCGGGCATTTAAGCGCTTTCGACTTTGTTACAGGAAATTACGATATCCATACTACAGGTGCCGGCGATCTGGAAATTAATGTGCTGCACAGCCTTAAGACTAATACTACCGGCGCGGCTTCAATTAAATATAAAGGCAGCCCTTCAACTATAGAGAATAGCAAAACCGGCGCGGCCGACCTTAAGCACGTAGACTAA
- a CDS encoding 2-C-methyl-D-erythritol 4-phosphate cytidylyltransferase, giving the protein MTSHISNLTSQISYYAIIVAGGSGSRMRSDVPKQFLLLNGLPVMMHTIQAFAQSTFRPKIILALPRQFHGYWKDLCDEYNFDLTHEIVAGGETRFHSVKNALQLITDSDALVAIQDAVRPLTPVAVIDEAYKVAAQTGAAVAAVQSRDSIRQMHNGVSKNLRRDEIYLVQTPQTFRYNLLKAAYEQPYHDGFTDDASVVESLGETITLIEGSYTNLKITYPEDIALAETIQKKLPR; this is encoded by the coding sequence TTGACATCTCACATCTCAAATCTCACATCTCAAATCTCATACTACGCTATCATTGTTGCCGGGGGTAGCGGCTCGCGCATGAGATCTGATGTGCCGAAGCAGTTTCTATTGCTCAATGGCTTGCCGGTAATGATGCATACTATACAGGCGTTCGCGCAAAGCACTTTTCGGCCAAAGATCATACTGGCCTTGCCGCGACAGTTTCACGGATATTGGAAGGATCTGTGTGATGAGTATAATTTCGATTTGACGCATGAGATTGTCGCGGGTGGCGAAACACGCTTTCATTCGGTTAAGAATGCGCTTCAACTCATAACAGATAGTGATGCACTGGTGGCTATTCAGGATGCAGTGAGGCCATTGACACCTGTAGCTGTAATAGACGAGGCCTATAAAGTGGCTGCTCAAACCGGCGCTGCTGTCGCTGCTGTACAAAGCCGCGATAGCATAAGGCAAATGCACAACGGTGTTTCAAAAAACTTGCGAAGGGACGAGATCTACCTGGTGCAAACTCCTCAAACCTTCAGGTACAATTTGTTAAAGGCCGCTTATGAACAACCTTATCATGATGGCTTTACAGATGACGCGAGTGTGGTAGAGTCGCTTGGAGAAACCATTACTCTGATTGAAGGCAGCTACACGAATCTAAAGATCACCTACCCCGAAGATATCGCCCTGGCAGAAACCATACAAAAAAAGCTGCCCCGGTAA
- a CDS encoding lmo0937 family membrane protein, whose product MRSLLYIIAVILVIGWALGAFVYHLGDIIYILLVIAVISLLLGIIRRA is encoded by the coding sequence ATGAGAAGCTTACTTTACATAATTGCTGTAATCCTTGTAATTGGCTGGGCGCTGGGCGCGTTTGTTTACCACCTTGGCGATATTATTTACATTTTGCTGGTAATAGCCGTTATTTCGCTGTTATTGGGCATTATCAGAAGAGCATAA
- the gatC gene encoding Asp-tRNA(Asn)/Glu-tRNA(Gln) amidotransferase subunit GatC: MKVTEETVDKIAHLARLEVSAEEKQDLMNDMSRILSFMDKLNEVDTSAVEPLVYMTEGGNVFREDVLKQEITHQEALQNAPQKDGTYFMVPKVLVKKAHGDKA, translated from the coding sequence ATGAAGGTAACAGAAGAAACCGTTGATAAGATAGCACACCTTGCCCGTCTAGAGGTTAGCGCCGAAGAAAAGCAGGACCTTATGAACGATATGAGCCGCATACTGAGCTTTATGGATAAGCTGAACGAGGTAGACACTTCTGCTGTTGAACCGCTTGTTTATATGACCGAAGGCGGCAACGTATTTCGTGAAGATGTGCTCAAGCAGGAAATTACACACCAAGAAGCTTTACAAAACGCGCCGCAGAAAGATGGTACATACTTCATGGTGCCCAAAGTGTTGGTCAAAAAGGCGCATGGCGACAAGGCCTAA
- a CDS encoding chitinase, whose product MTFLKKIRINTFLLAGLLVMTNISCGNASQEQHKAATQKKRSSFSTLISEKQFNELFPLRDKFYTYAAFIKAADQLANISVKVTRRAVSVYQLVRTDRSAGKTAIVRQDADWNEAWAKAKPDSTYTINYGDFCTTGDATTNKRELAAFFAQIAHETRHGQNGAYNDGLMLIDENNTSLAYIGESDDYPPVAGQKYYGRGPMQISYNGNYGYASDCIFGDEKVLLNNPALVETDPVVAFKTAIYFWLTPQTHKPSAHDVMSGKWKPSAYDTSKGRKPGFGMVINIVNGGVECNHGEDVYNMKDRIGFYQYFLGKLGVSDPNCVCSCGTMQPYE is encoded by the coding sequence ATGACATTCTTAAAGAAAATCAGGATCAATACGTTCTTGCTGGCCGGGCTGCTGGTAATGACGAACATAAGCTGCGGCAATGCCAGCCAGGAGCAGCACAAAGCGGCAACCCAAAAGAAAAGGTCGTCTTTTTCTACGCTTATATCCGAGAAACAATTTAACGAGTTGTTCCCGCTGCGCGACAAGTTTTACACCTACGCTGCATTTATAAAGGCGGCAGATCAGTTGGCCAACATCAGCGTAAAGGTTACGCGCAGGGCCGTTTCTGTTTATCAATTGGTACGGACAGACAGGTCGGCAGGTAAAACGGCGATAGTACGTCAGGATGCCGATTGGAACGAAGCCTGGGCTAAGGCTAAACCAGATAGTACGTATACCATAAACTACGGTGATTTCTGCACTACCGGCGACGCGACGACCAACAAACGCGAACTGGCTGCCTTTTTTGCGCAGATAGCCCACGAAACGCGACATGGCCAAAACGGTGCTTACAACGACGGGTTGATGCTAATAGATGAGAATAACACCTCGCTCGCCTACATAGGCGAAAGCGATGACTACCCGCCTGTTGCCGGCCAAAAATATTACGGCCGCGGGCCAATGCAGATAAGCTACAACGGCAATTACGGCTACGCGTCTGACTGTATTTTCGGCGATGAGAAGGTTTTGTTAAATAACCCGGCGCTTGTTGAAACCGACCCTGTGGTTGCGTTTAAGACAGCCATCTATTTTTGGCTTACACCCCAAACACACAAACCATCGGCGCATGATGTGATGAGCGGCAAATGGAAACCAAGCGCTTACGATACTTCTAAAGGCCGCAAACCGGGTTTTGGAATGGTGATAAACATTGTTAACGGCGGCGTAGAATGTAACCACGGAGAAGATGTATACAACATGAAAGACCGCATTGGTTTTTATCAATACTTCTTAGGAAAACTTGGTGTGAGCGACCCTAACTGTGTTTGCAGCTGCGGCACAATGCAGCCGTATGAGTAG
- a CDS encoding lmo0937 family membrane protein, producing MRGLLYLIAVVLVILWVVGFVFNGLGSFGSGGIIHVLLVIAIIALILGVIRRA from the coding sequence ATGAGAGGTCTTTTGTATTTAATCGCGGTAGTATTGGTAATACTATGGGTTGTAGGTTTCGTATTTAACGGTTTAGGCTCATTTGGCAGCGGCGGTATCATCCACGTATTGTTAGTGATCGCTATCATCGCCCTTATTTTAGGCGTTATACGCAGAGCATAA
- a CDS encoding RecQ family ATP-dependent DNA helicase, translating to MTIHEILSRYWKHQQFRALQQEIITAVLEGRDALALLPTGGGKSVCFQVPAMAMQGICIVISPLIALMKDQVENLQVKGINAVAIVSGMSRREVDIALDNCVYGDVKFLYLSPERLQSELVQERIRYMDVNLIAVDEAHCISQWGYDFRPQYLHLTLLRDLHPKVPILALTATATQRVRDDILEKLQLRNAAIFQKSFARYNVSYLVEHKENKLRRMLQIARGAKGSGIVYVRSRKDTFELARFLNENGLRADYYHAGLPGELRSAKQESWKGNQTDIMVATNAFGMGIDKPDVRFVIHRDVPESLEAYYQEAGRAGRDEQRAYAVLLYTAADRKLQEKKFANAYPSLEEIKQTYHYLANYFQLAYGAGEGVSFEFDLAEFCSRFKLEPIKTLNALKFLEQDEYLSVNESVYLPSRFRFEVQNEELYNFQIQNSAWDSFIKVLLRSYGGAFDHYVNIREVDLAKRTGVTVPMVIDNLTQLHDFGVLNYLAQTDKPQLTYLKPRVDNKGLLISMKFIEERKQLYKEKLEAVFNYAEHQKCRSQMLLSYFDEEDAPKCGICDVCLAERREINRDAITERMIADITQLLSSPLTLDHLITAIPGGHQKEKLAVVRTLLDAGKIKTNGEVYYL from the coding sequence ATGACCATCCACGAGATACTTTCGCGTTACTGGAAACATCAGCAATTCCGCGCTTTGCAGCAGGAGATCATCACCGCTGTATTGGAGGGGAGGGACGCGCTTGCCTTATTGCCAACTGGTGGCGGTAAGTCGGTGTGTTTCCAGGTGCCGGCTATGGCAATGCAGGGTATCTGCATTGTTATTTCACCGCTTATCGCGCTGATGAAAGACCAGGTAGAAAACCTGCAGGTAAAAGGTATCAATGCAGTGGCGATAGTTTCGGGAATGTCGAGGCGTGAGGTGGATATTGCCCTGGACAATTGCGTGTACGGCGATGTCAAATTTCTGTACCTCTCGCCCGAAAGGCTGCAGTCTGAATTAGTGCAGGAACGAATCCGTTATATGGATGTTAATCTGATTGCGGTAGACGAGGCGCACTGTATATCGCAATGGGGCTATGACTTCCGGCCGCAATATTTGCACTTAACCCTGCTGCGCGATCTGCATCCAAAAGTGCCAATCCTTGCATTAACCGCAACGGCGACGCAACGGGTAAGAGACGATATTTTAGAGAAATTGCAGCTGCGTAATGCCGCTATATTTCAAAAAAGTTTTGCCCGTTACAATGTTTCATACCTGGTAGAACATAAGGAAAATAAACTGCGCCGCATGCTGCAAATTGCCCGCGGGGCCAAAGGCAGCGGTATTGTTTATGTGCGCAGTCGCAAGGACACCTTTGAACTGGCCCGCTTCTTAAATGAAAACGGCCTGCGTGCCGACTATTACCACGCCGGCCTGCCCGGTGAGCTACGCTCTGCCAAGCAGGAAAGCTGGAAAGGCAACCAAACTGATATTATGGTGGCTACAAACGCCTTCGGGATGGGGATCGATAAGCCCGATGTAAGGTTTGTGATACACCGCGATGTGCCCGAAAGCCTGGAAGCCTACTACCAGGAAGCAGGACGTGCCGGCCGCGACGAGCAGCGCGCATACGCGGTACTTTTATATACCGCTGCGGACAGGAAATTACAGGAAAAGAAATTTGCTAATGCCTACCCATCTTTAGAAGAGATAAAGCAGACCTACCATTACCTGGCTAACTACTTTCAGCTGGCATACGGAGCAGGGGAGGGTGTAAGTTTTGAATTTGACCTGGCCGAGTTTTGCAGCCGCTTTAAACTGGAGCCTATAAAAACGCTTAACGCGCTAAAGTTTCTGGAGCAGGATGAGTACCTGTCGGTGAATGAAAGTGTCTACCTGCCGTCGCGGTTTAGGTTTGAGGTGCAGAATGAAGAGTTGTACAATTTCCAGATCCAGAATTCGGCCTGGGATTCTTTTATTAAAGTGTTGCTGCGCTCTTATGGCGGCGCGTTCGACCATTATGTGAATATCAGAGAGGTTGACCTGGCAAAACGTACAGGCGTAACCGTACCTATGGTGATAGACAACCTTACGCAGTTGCATGATTTTGGCGTGCTGAATTATTTGGCGCAAACGGATAAACCGCAACTTACCTATTTGAAGCCGAGGGTAGATAACAAAGGCTTGCTCATCAGCATGAAGTTTATTGAAGAGCGCAAGCAACTATATAAAGAAAAGTTAGAGGCAGTATTCAATTACGCGGAGCATCAAAAGTGCCGCAGCCAAATGCTGCTCAGTTACTTCGACGAAGAGGACGCACCTAAATGCGGCATATGCGATGTATGCCTTGCCGAGCGCCGCGAAATAAACCGTGATGCCATTACAGAGCGCATGATCGCGGATATAACACAACTTTTATCATCGCCGCTGACGTTAGATCATCTCATTACAGCCATCCCCGGCGGCCATCAAAAAGAAAAGCTCGCTGTTGTAAGAACTTTGTTAGATGCAGGGAAGATCAAGACAAATGGGGAAGTATATTATCTGTAA
- a CDS encoding GIN domain-containing protein, which produces MKTRILTVAALLTLAVTTTSATFASTVKEKAASTVLTDVKHINKIEVRGNVELYVSEGADDNVKVYNKYYSENALVQNQNGVLRISAYNTDKLVVWVTASDLRNISAYDNTTVKSFGKLSGIELGVDLYNHAAADLDLTAYNATINVNDAATANLSGDATQCNLKYSQYARVNAVKFNGNLVRTVNFDRFAKTEQLTGLE; this is translated from the coding sequence ATGAAAACAAGAATCTTAACAGTAGCCGCTTTATTAACCTTAGCCGTCACTACTACCAGCGCAACATTTGCATCAACAGTTAAAGAAAAAGCTGCAAGCACCGTACTTACAGATGTAAAACACATCAATAAAATAGAAGTACGCGGCAACGTAGAACTTTACGTATCTGAAGGTGCTGATGATAATGTAAAAGTTTACAACAAGTATTACAGCGAAAACGCGCTGGTTCAAAACCAAAACGGCGTGCTGCGTATCTCGGCCTATAACACAGATAAACTGGTTGTTTGGGTAACCGCTTCAGACCTGCGCAATATCAGTGCTTATGATAACACAACCGTTAAATCATTCGGTAAACTGTCAGGCATCGAGTTGGGTGTAGATCTGTACAACCACGCTGCTGCAGACCTTGACCTTACCGCTTATAACGCAACTATCAACGTAAATGATGCGGCTACTGCAAACCTAAGCGGAGATGCTACACAATGCAACCTTAAATACAGCCAGTACGCCCGCGTTAACGCTGTAAAATTTAATGGCAACTTGGTTCGCACTGTTAACTTCGACAGATTTGCCAAAACTGAACAATTAACCGGCTTAGAGTAA
- a CDS encoding ATP-binding protein: protein MLLFSLFCMTYSYRIMGSDNYVLHTIFPTLSWYITIRLEYMTLFSSIGLYALYTVHLYPLDVNRKVVYAIAAFCFGFTLAALVLPPYYFTQLINPFLVVMIYCLIYTPWVYYKAYKRRRPGSQYAMLSVSVLMIVFAISLGHYWGYLPPLAFISFCCYMIFFFLQSLILSYHVSFNLNVAKQVAEESSRAKSDFLSTMTHEIRTPLNAVIGLTHLLLKGNPREEQAEYLDVMLFSTNNLLSIVNDVLDYNKIEAGKITFEKIEMDMAMIIRNIAKGMQITAADKGLEMRVNIDTALQTKVMGDPTRTTQIISNLVNNAIKFTSSGYIEVGAEVTNMAKHHVTLKVWVKDTGIGIAEDKHKLIFERFTQADSSISRSFGGTGLGLSISKKMLELQNSTLQLNSKVGEGSTFYFVQRFELPEKQVSKPIPVDAAADDKPFTGINILLVDDNQMNILIAQTYLKKWGATVDVASNGQEALDRFDHLKHRLILLDLHMPVLDGYETAKIIRSNGINTPIIALTANLPGEVADYAASTGMDDVVGKPFLPDELFNKVHKFVAATEVS, encoded by the coding sequence ATTTTGCTGTTCTCGCTTTTTTGCATGACGTATAGTTACCGCATTATGGGGTCTGACAATTACGTGCTGCACACTATATTCCCCACACTAAGCTGGTACATCACTATCCGCCTGGAGTACATGACGCTGTTCTCGAGCATTGGCTTATACGCGTTATACACCGTTCACCTGTACCCGCTTGATGTTAACCGCAAAGTGGTTTATGCTATTGCTGCATTCTGTTTCGGCTTTACTTTAGCAGCGCTGGTATTACCTCCTTATTATTTTACGCAGCTTATTAACCCTTTTTTGGTGGTAATGATCTACTGCCTCATTTACACACCCTGGGTCTACTACAAAGCGTATAAGCGGCGCCGTCCGGGTTCGCAATATGCCATGCTGAGTGTATCTGTACTTATGATCGTTTTCGCGATATCATTGGGTCACTACTGGGGTTATCTGCCGCCATTGGCATTTATCAGCTTTTGCTGCTACATGATCTTCTTCTTCCTGCAGTCGCTCATCTTATCTTACCATGTATCATTTAATTTAAATGTGGCTAAGCAGGTTGCAGAAGAAAGTTCGAGAGCAAAAAGCGATTTTCTAAGCACCATGACGCACGAGATTCGTACCCCGTTGAACGCTGTTATTGGCTTAACCCATTTGTTGCTTAAAGGCAACCCGCGCGAAGAACAGGCAGAATACCTGGATGTAATGCTGTTCTCTACCAACAACCTGCTTAGTATTGTTAATGATGTACTTGATTATAATAAGATAGAGGCCGGCAAGATCACGTTCGAGAAGATAGAGATGGATATGGCGATGATCATTCGCAACATTGCTAAAGGGATGCAGATCACCGCTGCTGATAAAGGGCTAGAGATGAGGGTGAACATCGATACAGCCCTGCAAACAAAAGTGATGGGCGACCCTACCCGCACCACACAGATCATCAGCAACCTGGTTAACAATGCAATTAAATTTACATCATCAGGTTATATAGAAGTTGGCGCAGAAGTAACCAACATGGCCAAACACCATGTTACGCTTAAAGTATGGGTTAAGGATACCGGCATTGGCATTGCTGAAGACAAACACAAGCTCATATTTGAGCGCTTTACCCAAGCCGATTCATCAATATCGCGCAGTTTTGGCGGCACAGGCCTCGGCTTATCTATCAGTAAAAAAATGCTCGAACTGCAGAACTCAACTTTACAGCTGAACAGTAAAGTGGGCGAAGGTTCGACATTCTATTTCGTTCAAAGATTTGAATTGCCGGAGAAGCAGGTAAGCAAACCTATACCTGTAGATGCCGCTGCTGATGATAAACCGTTTACCGGTATCAACATCTTGCTGGTTGATGATAACCAGATGAATATCCTCATTGCGCAAACGTATCTGAAGAAATGGGGAGCTACGGTTGATGTAGCCTCTAACGGACAGGAAGCGCTGGACCGTTTTGACCACTTAAAACACCGCTTAATTTTACTGGACCTGCACATGCCTGTACTTGATGGTTATGAAACTGCAAAGATCATCCGCAGTAATGGTATTAATACACCTATCATCGCGCTTACCGCAAACCTTCCCGGCGAGGTTGCAGATTATGCAGCCAGCACCGGGATGGACGACGTTGTGGGTAAACCCTTTTTACCCGACGAACTATTTAATAAAGTTCACAAGTTTGTTGCCGCGACAGAGGTTTCTTAA